The following are from one region of the Rhipicephalus microplus isolate Deutch F79 chromosome 1, USDA_Rmic, whole genome shotgun sequence genome:
- the LOC142767171 gene encoding uncharacterized protein LOC142767171, protein MTSNPSGTSHAGGSIQSGSHASSKKGAAKKGAKNEVHPEKKDEPPMEVLYTAKDLRQVPVEHVFWDTSRGAPFTGGCLMIGAIVKTVSRSKALYTTKKKKKNLRSPHLLAPNVETESTFSSHFQG, encoded by the exons ATGACGTCAAATC CGAGTGGCACCAGCCACGCCGGCGGCAGCATCCAGTCCGGGTCCCACGCTAGCAGCAAGAAGGGCGCCGCCAAGAAGGGGGCCAAGAATGAAGTGCATCCCGAGAAGAAGGACGAACCGCCCATGGAGGTCCTGTACACGGCCAAGGATCTCAGGCAGGTTCCCGTAGAGCACGTATTTTGGGACACCAGCCGTGGAGCACCGTTCACGGGTGGCTGCCTGATGATCGGTGCAATAGTAAAGACGGTTTCAAGGTCAAAAGCGTTGtacaccaccaaaaaaaaaaaaaaaaatctccggtcaccccatttactagctcctaacgtcgaaactgaaagcacgttttcaagtcaTTTTCAAGGGTAA